A region of Sugiyamaella lignohabitans strain CBS 10342 chromosome A, complete sequence DNA encodes the following proteins:
- the EAF3 gene encoding Eaf3p (Component of the Rpd3S histone deacetylase complex; Esa1p-associated factor, nonessential component of the NuA4 acetyltransferase complex, homologous to Drosophila dosage compensation protein MSL3; plays a role in regulating Ty1 transposition; GO_component: GO:0035267 - NuA4 histone acetyltransferase complex [Evidence IPI] [PMID 15485911]; GO_component: GO:0032221 - Rpd3S complex [Evidence IDA] [PMID 16286007]; GO_component: GO:0032221 - Rpd3S complex [Evidence IDA] [PMID 16286008]; GO_component: GO:0000123 - histone acetyltransferase complex [Evidence IDA] [PMID 11036083]; GO_component: GO:0005634 - nucleus [Evidence IEA,IEA,IEA]; GO_function: GO:0004402 - histone acetyltransferase activity [Evidence IDA] [PMID 11036083]; GO_process: GO:0006281 - DNA repair [Evidence IEA]; GO_process: GO:0006281 - DNA repair [Evidence IDA] [PMID 16135807]; GO_process: GO:0006974 - cellular response to DNA damage stimulus [Evidence IEA]; GO_process: GO:0016568 - chromatin modification [Evidence IEA]; GO_process: GO:0016573 - histone acetylation [Evidence IDA] [PMID 11036083]; GO_process: GO:0016575 - histone deacetylation [Evidence IMP] [PMID 16286007]; GO_process: GO:0060195 - negative regulation of antisense RNA transcription [Evidence IMP] [PMID 21248844]; GO_process: GO:0045892 - negative regulation of transcription, DNA-templated [Evidence IMP] [PMID 16364921]; GO_process: GO:0030174 - regulation of DNA-dependent DNA replication initiation [Evidence IMP] [PMID 19417103]; GO_process: GO:0006357 - regulation of transcription from RNA polymerase II promoter [Evidence IMP] [PMID 11036083]; GO_process: GO:0006355 - regulation of transcription, DNA-templated [Evidence IEA]; GO_process: GO:0006368 - transcription elongation from RNA polymerase II promoter [Evidence IGI] [PMID 19948887]; GO_process: GO:0006351 - transcription, DNA-templated [Evidence IEA]): MTKGPNVLAAGTKCLAFHGPLLYEAKIIKSYNPAVKQAMSRAPPSEGGEKKADISDLPSEFKEKVAYFVHYKGWKSTWDEWIAADRVLQWNEENLRTQKELKQAALAAVNQNKTKKTAASSSSTAGAATNGVSGSLAGETSSKRKDAPKEESGLSFSRSHKRSRPSGQDDLEREEDFIKRLEINIMVPDSLKSLLVDDWEYITKEHQLLSLPQKPNVVEILKKYRDSKPKMRVGSSEAEILDEVISGLKLYFDRSLGNMLLYRFERQQYLEIRKAHPDKEMSELYGAQHLLRLFVSLPNLIALTNMDPQGVSVLKDHLEDCLQFLAKNRDQLFTKAYENTSQRYEAFAKGV; encoded by the coding sequence ATGACGAAGGGTCCGAACGTGCTGGCGGCAGGCACTAAATGTTTGGCGTTCCATGGCCCGCTTTTGTACGAAGCCAAGATTATCAAGTCATATAATCCGGCAGTGAAACAGGCTATGTCCAGGGCGCCGCCAAGTGAGGGTGGAGAGAAGAAAGCCGATATTTCAGACCTTCCTTCGGAATTCAAGGAGAAGGTCGCTTATTTTGTACATTATAAAGGATGGAAATCCACGTGGGACGAGTGGATTGCTGCGGATCGTGTTCTACAATGGAATGAAGAGAATCTTCGTACTCAGAAGGAACTCAAACAGGCGGCTCTGGCAGCCGTTAATCAGAACAAAACTAAGAAgacagctgcttcttcgtcttctaCAGCAGGTGCCGCCACAAATGGTGTGTCGGGGTCCTTGGCTGGTGAAACTAGTTCAAAACGTAAAGATGCCCCAAAAGAAGAGTCGGGCTTATCGTTCTCAAGGAGTCATAAACGATCCCGTCCCTCGGGTCAAGACGATTTAGAGCGTGAGGAAGACTTTATTAAACGattggaaataaatatcatggTACCTGATTCTTTGAAATCACTTTTGGTCGATGACTGGGAATATATCACTAAAGAGCACCAACTGCTAAGCCTGCCTCAAAAACCGAATGTAGTGGAAATTCTCAAAAAATACAGAGATTCTAAACCCAAGATGCGTGTTGGAAGCAGTGAAGCTGAAATCCTCGATGAAGTCATTTCTGGATTGAAGCTCTATTTTGATCGTTCCCTCGGAAATATGCTGCTGTACAGGTTCGAGCGACAACAGTATCTGGAGATTCGGAAAGCCCATCCTGATAAAGAGATGAGTGAATTGTATGGAGCTCAACATCTTTTGCGACTATTTGTATCACTACCAAACCTAATCGCCTTGACCAATATGGATCCTCAGGGCGTATCGGTTCTCAAAGACCATTTAGAGGACTGTCTGCAATTCTTGGCCAAGAATCGAGATCAGCTATTTACCAAAGCCTATGAAAACACTTCTCAGCGTTACGAAGCATTTGCAAAGGGTGTTTAG
- the BNA4 gene encoding kynurenine 3-monooxygenase (Kynurenine 3-mono oxygenase; required for the de novo biosynthesis of NAD from tryptophan via kynurenine; expression regulated by Hst1p; putative therapeutic target for Huntington disease; GO_component: GO:0016020 - membrane [Evidence IEA]; GO_component: GO:0031966 - mitochondrial membrane [Evidence IEA]; GO_component: GO:0005741 - mitochondrial outer membrane [Evidence IEA,IEA]; GO_component: GO:0005741 - mitochondrial outer membrane [Evidence IDA] [PMID 16407407]; GO_component: GO:0005739 - mitochondrion [Evidence IEA]; GO_component: GO:0005739 - mitochondrion [Evidence IDA] [PMID 14562095]; GO_component: GO:0005739 - mitochondrion [Evidence IDA] [PMID 14576278]; GO_component: GO:0005739 - mitochondrion [Evidence IDA] [PMID 16823961]; GO_function: GO:0050660 - flavin adenine dinucleotide binding [Evidence IEA]; GO_function: GO:0004502 - kynurenine 3-monooxygenase activity [Evidence IEA,IEA,IEA]; GO_function: GO:0004502 - kynurenine 3-monooxygenase activity [Evidence IMP] [PMID 15806102]; GO_function: GO:0004497 - monooxygenase activity [Evidence IEA]; GO_function: GO:0016491 - oxidoreductase activity [Evidence IEA,IEA]; GO_process: GO:0034354 - 'de novo' NAD biosynthetic process from tryptophan [Evidence IEA]; GO_process: GO:0034354 - 'de novo' NAD biosynthetic process from tryptophan [Evidence IGI] [PMID 12062417]; GO_process: GO:0009435 - NAD biosynthetic process [Evidence IEA]; GO_process: GO:0043420 - anthranilate metabolic process [Evidence IEA]; GO_process: GO:0008152 - metabolic process [Evidence IEA]; GO_process: GO:0055114 - oxidation-reduction process [Evidence IEA]; GO_process: GO:0019363 - pyridine nucleotide biosynthetic process [Evidence IEA]; GO_process: GO:0019805 - quinolinate biosynthetic process [Evidence IEA,IEA]; GO_process: GO:0006569 - tryptophan catabolic process [Evidence IEA,IEA]), with the protein MSSNESHTVGIVGAGLVGCLAALAFANEGFKVELFESRPDLRDPDQQVLSQLRSINLAVSARGITALRSVDEEMADRVLKDLVPMHGRMVHDLNGKQICQKYGLYGECINSINRSLLNRSLLDELDKLDNVKVTFNHKLIRLDNLKRSSSDNLENAANSEVVRGHFVGTKTNESLTVENVNVWIGADGSYSQVRSQIQRALQMNFSQEYIDHYYLELRIPAKNETAKSSHFDSTCPEAVEVGTEAKFALNPNHLHIWPRHEYMLIALANSDGSFTCTLFAPKSLFDKELAISASDADVVSFFRTNFPSAIELMGDDLLLESFRKNPRGSLVCVKCSPYNVGGKAIIIGDAAHSMVPFYGQGMNCGFEDVRTLMAILKKHEFDFETGFNEYTETRRKDLGAIVDLSMRNYQEMRHDVTSTAYLLRKSVDGFLSRVMGDFWLPLYTMVSFRADIPYSRAVQERQWQNDILTWVIRASVGTSLLAGTALWHGRLFNTLSSLYSRLTR; encoded by the coding sequence ATGTCTTCTAACGAGTCACATACTGTTGGCATTGTGGGTGCTGGGCTGGTAGGCTGTTTGGCTGCTCTGGCGTTTGCTAATGAGGGATTCAAGGTTGAGCTGTTTGAGTCGCGGCCTGATCTCCGGGACCCAGATCAGCAGGTCCTTTCGCAATTGAGATCTATTAATTTGGCGGTTTCTGCTCGTGGAATCACTGCTCTGAGATCTGTTGATGAGGAGATGGCCGACAGAGTCCTCAAGGACCTCGTTCCTATGCATGGTAGAATGGTTCATGATCTCAATGGAAAGCAGATTTGCCAGAAGTATGGGCTCTATGGAGAGTGTATCAACTCGATCAATCGATCTCTTCTCAATCGTTCATTATTAGATGAGCTAGATAAACTCGATAATGTCAAAGTCACCTTTAATCACAAGCTTATTCGTTTAGACAATCTGAAACGTTCATCTTCTGATAATCTCGAAAATGCTGCTAATAGTGAAGTAGTCCGTGGACACTTTGTGGGTACCAAGACAAATGAATCTTTGACAGTAGAAAATGTCAATGTCTGGATAGGAGCAGATGGTTCATACTCTCAAGTACGTTCTCAAATTCAGAGAGCTTTACAAATGAACTTTTCTCAAGAATACATTGACCACTACTATCTCGAACTACGTATTCCTGCTAAGAACGAGACAGCCAAGTCGAGCCACTTTGATTCGACCTGTCCTGAGGCTGTCGAAGTAGGAACGGAAGCCAAATTCGCTCTGAATCCTaatcatcttcatataTGGCCTCGTCATGAGTACATGTTAATTGCACTTGCCAATTCAGACGGCTCTTTCACATGTACCCTTTTCGCTCCCAAGAGCCTGTTCGACAAGGAACTGGCTATTTCAGCGTCGGATGCTGATGTAGTTTCTTTCTTTAGGACTAATTTTCCCAGTGCTATAGAGCTCATGGGAGATGATCTGCTATTGGAGTCGTTCAGAAAGAACCCTCGCGGATCGTTGGTATGTGTCAAATGCTCTCCTTATAATGTCGGAGGTAAagctattattattggcgATGCAGCCCATTCAATGGTACCATTTTATGGTCAAGGTATGAACTGTGGATTTGAAGACGTTCGCACGCTCATGGCTATTCTCAAGAAGCACGAATTTGACTTTGAAACCGGTTTCAACGAGTATACCGAGACCCGCCGCAAGGATCTGGGTGCCATTGTCGACCTCTCGATGCGAAACTATCAAGAAATGCGCCACGACGTTACCAGTACTGCATATTTGCTCCGCAAGTCTGTAGATGGATTCCTGTCGCGAGTCATGGGCGATTTCTGGCTGCCACTCTACACGATGGTCTCGTTCCGAGCAGACATCCCCTACTCACGAGCTGTCCAAGAACGCCAATGGCAAAACGACATCCTCACCTGGGTCATTCGAGCCTCCGTCGGCACCTCTCTCCTCGCAGGCACTGCCCTATGGCACGGCAGACTGTTCAACACCCTCAGCTCTCTTTACTCTAGACTGACTCGTTAG